Proteins from a genomic interval of Pelagibaculum spongiae:
- the truA gene encoding tRNA pseudouridine(38-40) synthase TruA yields MKFAAGVEYDGQAFKGWQRQKDDVHTVQLFVERSLSKIANHPVTVHCAGRTDAGVHATGQVVHFETDAVRDERAWTFGGNTNLPDGVSFKWVKPVSDDFHARFSATARRYRYVIANTPLRPALFGKHLSWNRRPLDEKLMHLAAQSMLGERDFSSFRAHGCQSNTPWRFMRHIHVFRQAEYVIIDIKANAFLYHMVRNIAGALMEVGAGLKPVAWTAELMEAKDRSQAGITAPPNGLFLVEVDYPEQFNLPKHAIGPLFLESGLPPC; encoded by the coding sequence ATGAAATTTGCGGCAGGTGTTGAGTACGATGGCCAGGCATTTAAAGGCTGGCAGCGACAGAAAGATGATGTTCATACAGTACAACTTTTTGTAGAGCGGTCTCTGTCGAAAATTGCCAACCATCCGGTAACGGTACATTGTGCCGGTAGAACTGATGCCGGCGTTCATGCGACAGGACAGGTTGTTCATTTTGAAACCGATGCAGTTCGCGATGAGCGTGCTTGGACTTTTGGCGGTAATACTAACTTGCCGGATGGTGTCAGTTTTAAATGGGTTAAGCCGGTTTCTGATGATTTTCATGCCCGCTTCAGTGCGACTGCCCGGCGTTATCGGTATGTGATTGCCAATACGCCGCTGCGTCCTGCTTTGTTTGGTAAACACCTCAGTTGGAACCGCCGCCCATTGGATGAAAAACTGATGCACTTGGCGGCCCAATCGATGTTGGGTGAGCGAGATTTTTCCTCATTTCGAGCGCATGGTTGTCAATCTAATACCCCTTGGCGTTTTATGCGGCATATCCATGTATTCCGCCAAGCTGAGTATGTGATCATCGATATTAAAGCTAATGCTTTTCTTTATCATATGGTTAGGAATATTGCTGGGGCGCTGATGGAGGTCGGTGCTGGCTTGAAACCGGTTGCCTGGACGGCTGAATTAATGGAAGCTAAGGATCGAAGCCAGGCAGGTATTACTGCACCGCCGAATGGATTGTTTCTGGTGGAAGTTGATTACCCAGAACAATTTAACTTACCTAAACACGCAATCGGACCTTTGTTTCTGGAATCCGGCTTGCCCCCCTGTTAA
- a CDS encoding pilus assembly protein, whose amino-acid sequence MQNKKITISIALSALLLPSLGYAAEATQSGHAINALSQSPAELSEPIAPNILFTIDDSNSMRRAFIDVIIGNKKPNQALEAPKRYYYSSELNGIYFDPTIDYQLPYKDNTTRFSTEFSAAHINGFQPDLNTTYNLTTQYRPTWLYPKKGDSKTDFSKQKFALHPTIDTVTASDSDSDKVFTSKNAETTAYYYQFKSTCTGNQKFIESCYELKTPDTAELKRKFAIWYSFYRTRLLATQSAINLAFFSRQDKTNNFRFGWQGLLNCFLDKGTENRCPDNINNFIKPYTEADRNNFMTWLTTIKTKESTPTRQAYHRAGLWFQNETKDGPYAIYDENGNASAPTKASASSCRKNAQILLTDGAYTPDPKENKPSYYDAAALHDADNTDITLPDGSEYTSQVPFSSESEKTLADIAFYYWATDLSNLLNNNIKTKTSTNNWNARGNPASWQHLTTYAIGLGLDNFFDSGDYLGDTYSGFFKKIESGTPTQNGTPTQWPTYESNAAQTTEIKKKKLYDLWHTAINSRGTFHSIDKPTQLQYVLDKILTGLNEDSASNSKADFSGPTADSTKYGFTVNYAQEFWSGEIIASHLDNSLVFNTDTNPSKSIKASQKIKTPANRNFLFADTAQSTDNTSRLEKFKWSKLNDAQRALFNITATNEADSLGEKRLNWLRGARDENLRARPGAFGDITFASPVFVGAPDSFGLANMKSENGTLTSAAGDYKAFATANANRKHALYTVTNDGLLHAFDVTTTATDKLPTANYFDELFAFTPSALLPKLARVSDLNYIHKYLMDSTPVVSDVYINNKWRTVLIGGMRGARSIYALDITNPEEPNLLWEKDQSDSSLLGFTYAKPAIAKLNDGKWYALVPNGYVGANTKQIDGYTGHAALLLIDIESGDIVVSEKLDTGIGSAAAPNGLSEVALADINGDLITDYAYGGDIYGNLWRFDFVNSSEGFGSGSSSDWKVGLEGKPLYSAKYNGHPQSITTKPLISKNIHQDKGYVITFGTGRYLFDSDSNNNQISESTNSFYGIWDQQTDGSSSNEVSITLDRTIEAGQQSLLKQEISEQVIANFSSSRHIIRTSTDKKPSWKSPHYGWYMDLDQSIDNPKTPEMTIFSGELRANLLLMYTSQFSKNEGCSNDDGNKVSWLYGIDATTGSRVKFPQFDLSDDDEFTDEDLHVVDGKKQSVSAEKLPSYGAPAVLGNYIYFTLPSGDLAKMKYKIDTIKSARQSWRRLTDYQEAPIEKEE is encoded by the coding sequence ATGCAGAACAAAAAAATAACTATTTCAATCGCCTTGTCGGCTCTATTGTTACCGTCACTTGGTTATGCCGCAGAAGCAACTCAAAGTGGCCACGCTATTAACGCACTATCTCAATCACCAGCAGAATTGTCTGAGCCAATTGCGCCTAACATTCTATTTACCATTGATGACTCCAATAGCATGCGCCGTGCATTTATTGACGTAATCATAGGTAATAAAAAGCCGAATCAAGCATTAGAGGCTCCAAAACGCTATTATTATTCAAGTGAACTAAATGGCATTTATTTTGACCCAACCATAGATTATCAACTTCCTTATAAAGACAACACCACTCGTTTTTCTACCGAGTTTTCTGCAGCACACATCAATGGTTTTCAACCCGATTTAAATACTACGTACAATTTAACAACCCAATACCGCCCAACCTGGCTATACCCTAAAAAAGGTGATTCTAAAACTGATTTCTCTAAGCAGAAATTTGCACTGCATCCAACTATCGATACTGTTACTGCAAGCGATAGCGATAGCGACAAAGTATTTACTTCAAAAAATGCAGAAACTACAGCCTATTATTACCAATTTAAATCTACTTGCACCGGCAATCAAAAATTTATTGAAAGCTGCTATGAACTAAAAACACCCGACACTGCCGAGCTGAAAAGAAAATTTGCGATATGGTACTCATTTTATCGTACTCGCTTATTAGCAACTCAGTCCGCTATCAACCTTGCGTTTTTTTCTAGGCAAGATAAAACCAATAACTTTCGCTTTGGTTGGCAAGGATTACTTAATTGCTTCCTTGATAAGGGCACTGAAAATCGCTGCCCTGACAATATAAATAATTTCATCAAGCCTTACACCGAGGCCGACAGAAATAATTTTATGACGTGGTTAACTACAATCAAAACTAAAGAATCAACTCCAACGCGACAAGCCTATCATAGGGCTGGCCTCTGGTTTCAAAATGAAACCAAAGATGGCCCCTATGCAATTTATGATGAAAATGGCAATGCTAGCGCTCCGACTAAAGCTAGTGCGTCAAGTTGTCGCAAGAATGCACAGATTTTATTAACAGATGGCGCATATACTCCCGACCCCAAGGAGAACAAGCCATCATACTATGATGCAGCTGCGCTGCACGATGCAGACAACACTGATATTACACTACCAGATGGTTCTGAATACACGTCGCAAGTTCCATTCTCTAGCGAGAGTGAAAAAACACTGGCCGATATTGCTTTTTATTATTGGGCAACTGACTTATCAAATTTGCTTAACAACAACATTAAAACTAAAACATCTACTAATAATTGGAATGCACGAGGCAACCCAGCATCTTGGCAACATTTAACCACCTACGCAATTGGACTAGGGTTAGATAACTTTTTTGATTCAGGCGATTATCTTGGCGATACCTATTCTGGTTTTTTTAAAAAAATAGAAAGTGGCACACCCACTCAAAATGGCACACCTACTCAATGGCCGACCTATGAAAGCAATGCAGCGCAAACTACCGAAATAAAAAAGAAAAAACTATACGACCTATGGCACACTGCAATAAATTCACGGGGCACTTTTCACAGCATAGACAAACCAACCCAGCTCCAATATGTATTGGATAAAATTCTTACCGGATTAAACGAAGATTCTGCCAGCAACAGTAAAGCTGATTTTTCTGGACCTACTGCAGATTCAACAAAATATGGCTTTACCGTTAATTATGCTCAAGAATTTTGGAGTGGCGAGATCATAGCCTCTCATCTGGATAACAGTCTTGTTTTTAATACCGACACCAATCCCAGTAAGTCTATAAAAGCCAGCCAAAAAATAAAGACTCCAGCCAACCGAAATTTTTTATTCGCTGACACGGCTCAATCGACAGACAATACTTCACGATTAGAAAAATTTAAATGGAGCAAATTAAACGATGCCCAAAGAGCGCTGTTTAATATAACTGCAACCAACGAAGCAGATAGCTTAGGTGAAAAACGACTGAACTGGCTAAGGGGCGCTAGAGACGAAAATCTGCGAGCTCGACCTGGCGCATTTGGCGATATTACATTTGCCTCACCGGTTTTTGTTGGAGCACCTGACAGCTTTGGCCTTGCAAACATGAAATCTGAAAATGGTACATTAACCAGTGCAGCCGGCGACTACAAAGCGTTCGCGACAGCGAATGCTAATCGCAAGCATGCTTTGTACACTGTTACCAATGACGGATTACTGCATGCCTTTGACGTTACCACTACGGCTACAGACAAACTGCCAACCGCTAATTATTTTGACGAGTTATTCGCTTTCACCCCTAGTGCATTACTGCCTAAGTTAGCTCGTGTTTCTGATTTAAATTACATCCACAAATATTTAATGGATAGTACTCCGGTAGTCTCCGATGTCTACATTAATAACAAGTGGAGAACGGTTTTAATTGGAGGCATGCGTGGTGCACGTAGTATTTATGCACTCGATATCACCAACCCTGAAGAGCCAAACCTTCTATGGGAAAAAGATCAAAGTGACAGCAGCTTATTAGGTTTTACTTACGCTAAACCTGCCATCGCTAAACTTAACGATGGTAAATGGTATGCTTTAGTTCCTAATGGCTATGTAGGTGCTAATACAAAGCAAATAGATGGCTATACTGGCCACGCTGCCTTATTACTAATTGACATTGAGTCTGGTGACATTGTGGTTTCAGAAAAATTAGATACCGGCATAGGTTCTGCTGCTGCACCTAATGGGTTGTCTGAAGTTGCACTGGCAGATATTAACGGCGATTTGATTACCGATTATGCCTATGGCGGTGATATATACGGCAACCTATGGCGCTTTGATTTTGTTAATAGTAGTGAAGGATTTGGTTCTGGCTCATCTAGCGACTGGAAGGTCGGCCTTGAAGGTAAACCACTATACTCTGCAAAATATAACGGCCACCCTCAGTCAATTACCACAAAACCATTAATTTCCAAAAACATCCATCAGGATAAAGGCTATGTAATCACTTTTGGCACTGGCCGATACCTATTTGATTCCGATAGCAATAACAATCAAATCTCTGAATCAACCAACTCCTTTTATGGCATATGGGACCAACAAACTGATGGCTCTAGCTCCAACGAAGTATCGATTACGTTAGACCGTACCATTGAAGCTGGCCAACAATCTTTATTAAAGCAGGAAATTTCAGAGCAGGTGATTGCTAATTTTTCTAGCTCTCGACACATCATTCGAACTTCTACCGACAAAAAGCCAAGTTGGAAAAGCCCGCACTACGGATGGTACATGGATTTAGATCAATCGATCGACAATCCTAAAACACCTGAAATGACTATTTTTAGTGGCGAATTACGCGCTAATTTATTACTAATGTACACATCGCAGTTTTCTAAAAACGAAGGATGCTCTAATGATGATGGTAATAAAGTCAGTTGGCTTTATGGTATCGACGCCACCACAGGTAGCCGGGTTAAGTTCCCTCAGTTTGACTTGTCTGATGATGATGAATTTACCGATGAAGACTTGCATGTTGTCGATGGTAAAAAACAATCAGTTTCAGCAGAAAAACTACCTAGTTACGGTGCTCCAGCGGTACTTGGGAATTATATCTACTTCACACTCCCAAGCGGTGATCTAGCCAAAATGAAATATAAAATTGATACCATAAAATCTGCCAGACAGTCCTGGCGACGACTAACCGACTACCAAGAAGCACCCATCGAAAAAGAAGAATAG
- the trpB gene encoding tryptophan synthase subunit beta — translation MQPDAEGRFGRFGGKFVSETLMASLEALDKAWQSSRNDPEFLEEYKSDLKHFVGRPSPLYFAEHLTRDVGGAKIYLKREDLNHTGAHKINNTIGQVLLARKMGKKRIIAETGAGQHGVATATVCARFGLQCIVYMGADDIARQALNVYRMKLLGAEVRPVTSGSRTLKDALNDAMRDWVTNVDDTFYIIGTVAGPHPYPEMVRDFQRVIGVEARKQIQQLEGRLPDAVVACVGGGSNAIGIFHPFLNDKEVRLIGVEAGGLGIETGKHAAPLTVGKVGVLHGNRTYLMADEHGQIIETHSVSAGLDYPGVGPEHSWLKDIKRAEYCAINDDEALAAFRTLNRTEGILPALESSHAVAHGMKMAAEMSKDQVVVINLSGRGDKDIHTVAQIDGVTLGDLL, via the coding sequence ATGCAGCCCGATGCTGAGGGGCGTTTTGGGCGCTTCGGTGGAAAATTTGTTTCCGAGACTTTAATGGCATCACTTGAGGCGCTCGACAAGGCTTGGCAAAGTAGCCGCAATGATCCTGAGTTCCTTGAAGAATATAAAAGCGACCTTAAGCATTTTGTGGGTCGTCCTTCACCGTTGTATTTTGCGGAACATTTAACTCGGGATGTTGGCGGTGCCAAGATCTATTTGAAGCGTGAAGACCTTAATCACACCGGCGCACATAAAATCAACAACACCATCGGCCAGGTATTGTTAGCACGCAAAATGGGCAAAAAGCGCATTATTGCTGAAACCGGTGCTGGCCAGCACGGCGTAGCGACTGCCACGGTATGTGCTCGTTTTGGTTTGCAATGCATTGTTTACATGGGCGCAGACGATATCGCCCGCCAAGCATTAAATGTTTATCGAATGAAATTATTGGGTGCTGAAGTGCGTCCAGTAACTTCAGGTTCGCGCACTTTAAAAGATGCATTAAATGATGCAATGCGCGATTGGGTAACCAATGTCGATGACACCTTTTATATTATCGGCACAGTGGCCGGGCCGCATCCGTATCCAGAAATGGTACGTGACTTCCAGCGAGTGATCGGTGTAGAAGCGCGTAAGCAAATCCAACAACTGGAAGGGCGACTGCCAGATGCAGTGGTAGCTTGTGTCGGTGGTGGATCTAACGCGATTGGTATTTTCCATCCATTTCTTAACGACAAAGAAGTGCGTTTAATTGGTGTGGAAGCGGGTGGTTTGGGTATTGAAACCGGCAAGCACGCTGCGCCATTAACCGTTGGTAAAGTCGGCGTATTGCATGGCAATCGTACTTACTTGATGGCCGATGAACATGGACAGATTATCGAAACCCATTCGGTATCTGCCGGTTTGGATTATCCAGGTGTTGGCCCTGAGCATTCATGGCTCAAAGATATTAAACGTGCTGAGTATTGTGCGATTAATGATGACGAAGCTTTAGCGGCATTTAGAACGCTGAATCGGACTGAAGGTATTTTACCTGCATTAGAATCCAGTCATGCAGTGGCCCATGGTATGAAAATGGCCGCTGAAATGAGCAAAGATCAAGTGGTCGTGATTAATTTATCGGGTCGTGGCGATAAGGATATTCATACTGTTGCGCAAATCGATGGTGTGACGTTAGGGGATTTACTATGA
- a CDS encoding phosphoribosylanthranilate isomerase — protein sequence MVWIKICGITRDQDAQVAVESGADALGFVFFEKSKRYVSVEQAAAIIDQLPGHVTPVGLFVNAQTAFVQSLLDRWPGLLPQFHGDESPEFCEQFNHPYLRAVRMKPDVDLHQIAKMHPNAQALLLDAFKPGEYGGTGETFDWSQIPDQLAKPIILAGGLNPQNVSLALGSSKLYGVDVSGGVEASAGKKDPQLVRQFIQGVKGD from the coding sequence GTGGTTTGGATCAAAATCTGTGGGATCACCCGTGATCAGGATGCGCAGGTTGCAGTTGAATCTGGAGCCGATGCACTTGGATTTGTGTTCTTTGAAAAGAGCAAGCGTTATGTCAGCGTTGAACAGGCTGCGGCAATTATTGATCAATTGCCCGGGCATGTGACGCCGGTTGGCTTGTTTGTAAATGCACAAACAGCGTTTGTTCAATCTTTACTGGACCGATGGCCAGGCTTACTTCCTCAGTTTCATGGTGATGAGTCCCCTGAGTTTTGTGAACAGTTCAATCACCCTTATTTAAGGGCGGTTCGTATGAAGCCAGATGTTGATCTGCACCAAATAGCCAAAATGCATCCTAATGCCCAGGCATTATTGTTAGATGCATTCAAACCCGGAGAATATGGCGGAACTGGAGAGACCTTTGACTGGTCTCAAATTCCCGATCAATTGGCAAAGCCAATTATTCTTGCTGGTGGGTTAAACCCTCAGAATGTCTCTTTGGCACTGGGAAGCAGTAAGCTTTACGGTGTTGATGTTAGCGGTGGCGTTGAAGCCTCCGCAGGAAAAAAAGATCCGCAACTAGTGCGGCAGTTTATTCAAGGAGTTAAAGGTGACTGA
- a CDS encoding pilus assembly protein, translating into MKKQALANISGLSLLVFASAAQAVSNTGDGATTLSDGPLFVRQGVEPNLILTLDDSNSMRRALIDGSNLGLYKNMSPEFNELYFNPGTPSNPIIYMPPKHADGTPYQTSWNRAYVSGFKKDLNGDGNEDFVDLSVNFRPTGLFPLTSRDLQRTVAENDDRHQIIDPDGLQMLQWHPHGLLQPVNLGHADHPGHDDNELRKAGESAYYYQFKSTCDRSVAANAANINNTNCFEKKGIPASQQQNFANWYSFYRTRLLATQTVSNLAFSDLDENFRVGWQGMLSCYLEDPAPANAPEACQTNGRTIDNRVLPFTPQHKQNLIEWLEDIPVRDSTPTREAMYRAGEWYKNTTARGPYAVFDRTTGLAAAPAASGASSCRKNYHLLMTDGTFTSTNYNRRSNDSTTASLAAVDDYVAATATHNADNINQTLGDGLTEYTPRTPFKSVAPKSLASMAFYYWATDLTGSALDNNVAISEDAIREPWNARYNSATWQHMVNFTVGLGLNSLLNDGDYNGNTYGGLYDRIINSPGDVGVNWPSTGFDGSGNARTKVLDLWHAAVNSRGQFFSASNPQNLQAAFRTIFGNLSEEIPAAQVGFSGATLGTADFAFSSSFNSQNWSGEVKANKLFSNSQPPQLLTNSIPLVLNNGSEVTASGVLNAQSASDRNIKLARKTATGFSLIDFSWNSLNTAEKSLMNVNSSLLADNKGQQRLNWLRGDRNNTQINQLRTEQNRLGDITAAAPVYVGKPDSYGLSTLTPEGTSYESFMTRQANRSPRLYVASNDGMLHSFNVDANELNVNGGSILSSGDFFKEEFAYIPSDLLDKLPRLTDQEYNHQYYLDVTPTVQDVYASGSWKTILIGGMRGARSIYALDITDPDNISLLWEFNEKSNPLLNSELLGHTYAKPVVARLADGKWYALVSNGYDNQSDGLPSSGKAALFVIRIEDGELVKTLQTSPGSATNPNGLSEVALADINGDLITDYAYAGDLFGNLWRFDFNKPDSNNPFGTSSPSDWKVGLGQQPLYSSKSEVFNSLSNTQTTQPQPITSHPYVVKHREQPGHIVLFGTGKYIEPEDHLQATASRNSFYGIWDQQTKGTQSNSVNIQRNNLLQQTITNFSVNKTFESITEVVRTTTENEPDWRTASNTNGQLGWYLDFPAGNSSEGGEMVITEGAVRGDLLLFQTSQLAATPCENTLNSWLYGLDPVTGKKVTFPQFDVSGDDELDLQDQILSPQGRQSISALELKRLGAPSVIGDYIYFSTTSGVTKRRYQSGSRRNARQVWRKLK; encoded by the coding sequence ATGAAAAAACAGGCTTTAGCCAACATATCAGGGCTCAGCTTACTGGTATTTGCATCAGCCGCCCAGGCAGTCTCAAATACTGGTGATGGCGCTACAACATTAAGTGATGGGCCGTTATTTGTGCGCCAGGGTGTCGAGCCTAATCTGATTCTAACATTAGACGACTCAAACAGTATGCGTAGAGCACTGATTGATGGCAGTAATTTGGGCTTATACAAAAATATGAGCCCAGAATTTAATGAGCTGTATTTTAATCCAGGCACTCCGAGCAACCCAATTATTTATATGCCACCAAAACATGCAGATGGCACGCCTTATCAAACCAGCTGGAATAGAGCTTATGTCAGTGGTTTCAAAAAAGACTTAAATGGTGATGGCAATGAAGACTTCGTCGATCTTTCGGTTAATTTTCGACCTACAGGCTTATTTCCATTAACCTCACGAGACCTTCAAAGAACCGTCGCGGAAAATGACGACAGGCACCAAATTATAGATCCGGATGGATTGCAGATGTTGCAATGGCATCCCCACGGACTATTACAACCAGTAAATCTTGGTCACGCAGATCATCCCGGCCATGATGACAACGAGCTAAGAAAAGCTGGCGAATCAGCTTACTATTACCAATTCAAAAGTACATGTGATAGATCAGTTGCAGCAAATGCAGCAAATATCAATAATACTAATTGTTTTGAAAAAAAAGGAATTCCAGCATCTCAGCAACAAAATTTTGCTAATTGGTATTCATTTTATCGTACCCGGTTATTAGCCACTCAGACTGTTTCTAATCTAGCTTTTTCAGATTTAGATGAAAATTTCAGAGTGGGCTGGCAAGGCATGCTGTCTTGTTACCTTGAAGACCCCGCCCCCGCGAATGCTCCAGAAGCATGCCAAACCAATGGCCGAACTATAGACAACCGAGTGCTTCCCTTTACGCCGCAGCACAAACAAAATCTAATAGAATGGCTTGAAGATATTCCAGTTCGCGACAGCACACCGACTCGCGAGGCCATGTATCGTGCTGGAGAATGGTATAAAAATACCACCGCCAGAGGCCCATATGCTGTATTTGATCGAACAACTGGGCTAGCTGCAGCGCCTGCTGCAAGTGGTGCATCTAGTTGTCGAAAGAACTATCATCTATTAATGACTGACGGCACCTTTACATCTACGAACTACAACAGAAGATCCAATGATAGCACCACTGCAAGTCTAGCGGCTGTAGATGATTACGTTGCAGCGACTGCTACACATAATGCCGATAATATAAATCAGACCTTAGGGGATGGTTTAACCGAATATACCCCCCGCACACCATTTAAATCAGTTGCACCTAAAAGCCTCGCCAGCATGGCTTTTTACTACTGGGCTACTGACTTAACGGGATCGGCATTAGATAATAATGTTGCAATTTCGGAAGATGCAATTAGAGAACCATGGAATGCCAGATATAATTCAGCAACTTGGCAACACATGGTGAATTTCACAGTTGGGTTAGGGCTAAACAGCCTATTGAACGATGGTGACTATAACGGCAATACCTATGGTGGACTCTACGATCGCATCATAAACAGCCCTGGAGATGTCGGTGTAAATTGGCCTTCAACTGGCTTCGATGGTAGTGGTAACGCTCGAACTAAAGTACTTGATTTATGGCACGCAGCAGTTAATTCTCGCGGTCAGTTTTTTAGCGCTTCTAATCCACAAAACCTACAAGCCGCTTTTAGAACAATTTTTGGCAATCTCAGCGAAGAAATACCTGCTGCTCAAGTTGGTTTTTCTGGCGCAACTTTAGGCACGGCTGACTTTGCTTTTTCCTCTTCATTCAATAGTCAAAATTGGTCTGGTGAAGTAAAGGCCAATAAATTATTTTCCAATAGCCAGCCACCGCAATTGCTCACAAATTCAATCCCTTTGGTACTTAACAATGGCTCTGAAGTTACTGCATCTGGCGTACTAAATGCTCAATCAGCATCAGATCGAAATATTAAGCTTGCTAGAAAAACTGCCACTGGCTTTTCTCTGATTGATTTTTCATGGAATAGTTTAAATACTGCCGAAAAATCATTAATGAATGTAAATAGCTCGCTACTTGCAGATAATAAAGGGCAACAAAGATTAAATTGGCTTCGAGGAGATAGAAACAATACTCAAATTAATCAACTGCGGACAGAGCAAAACCGTTTAGGCGATATTACTGCAGCAGCACCTGTGTATGTTGGAAAGCCCGACAGCTATGGCTTGTCGACGCTGACGCCGGAAGGAACTAGTTACGAGTCTTTTATGACAAGACAAGCTAATCGGTCTCCTAGACTTTATGTTGCAAGCAATGATGGCATGCTGCATTCATTCAATGTTGATGCTAATGAATTAAATGTAAATGGCGGAAGCATTCTAAGCAGCGGTGATTTCTTTAAAGAAGAGTTCGCCTACATACCTTCAGATTTACTAGATAAATTACCACGGTTAACTGACCAAGAATATAATCACCAATATTATTTAGACGTCACACCGACTGTTCAAGATGTTTATGCTTCAGGTAGCTGGAAAACCATTTTAATTGGTGGCATGCGCGGTGCTCGAAGTATTTACGCATTAGATATTACTGACCCAGACAACATATCTTTGCTATGGGAATTTAATGAAAAAAGCAACCCTTTGTTGAATTCTGAATTACTCGGCCATACCTATGCCAAGCCAGTCGTTGCAAGATTAGCGGACGGTAAATGGTACGCGCTAGTCAGTAATGGCTATGATAATCAGAGCGATGGCTTACCATCCTCTGGTAAAGCGGCATTGTTTGTTATCCGGATTGAAGATGGTGAATTAGTTAAGACTTTACAAACCAGCCCCGGCAGCGCAACTAACCCGAATGGTTTATCAGAAGTCGCTTTAGCGGATATTAACGGTGATTTAATTACTGATTATGCATATGCAGGCGATCTTTTTGGCAATTTATGGCGCTTTGATTTTAATAAGCCAGATAGCAACAATCCGTTTGGTACCAGCAGCCCAAGCGACTGGAAAGTAGGCCTTGGCCAACAACCTCTCTACTCATCTAAATCAGAAGTTTTCAATAGCTTAAGTAACACTCAAACTACTCAGCCACAACCAATTACTAGCCATCCCTACGTGGTTAAGCACCGAGAACAACCTGGCCATATTGTGTTATTTGGCACCGGTAAATACATTGAACCTGAAGATCATTTACAAGCCACTGCATCAAGAAACAGCTTTTATGGTATTTGGGATCAACAAACCAAAGGCACACAATCCAATAGCGTAAACATTCAGCGTAATAATTTGCTACAGCAAACTATTACCAATTTTTCAGTTAACAAAACCTTCGAATCAATCACCGAAGTCGTTCGAACAACCACTGAAAACGAACCTGATTGGCGAACAGCTAGCAATACTAATGGCCAATTGGGTTGGTATTTAGATTTCCCTGCAGGCAATAGCAGCGAAGGTGGTGAAATGGTGATTACTGAAGGTGCTGTTCGAGGTGACCTATTACTATTTCAGACCTCTCAATTAGCAGCAACACCTTGTGAAAATACGCTAAATAGCTGGCTATATGGCTTGGATCCCGTCACTGGTAAAAAAGTGACTTTCCCTCAGTTTGATGTTAGTGGCGATGATGAACTTGACCTGCAAGATCAAATTTTATCCCCCCAAGGGCGTCAATCAATATCAGCTTTGGAACTTAAGCGTTTAGGCGCGCCATCAGTAATTGGCGATTATATTTATTTCTCAACCACTTCAGGCGTGACTAAACGACGATATCAGTCAGGTTCACGTAGAAACGCTAGGCAAGTGTGGAGAAAACTAAAGTAA